The Lycium barbarum isolate Lr01 chromosome 12, ASM1917538v2, whole genome shotgun sequence genome includes a region encoding these proteins:
- the LOC132623821 gene encoding transcription factor DYT1-like: MTKETIITDAITYIRELQMNVDNLSEQLLKMEATHGEELETKNEEIIDTAEEMGKWGIEPEVQVAHIGPTKLWIKIVCQKKRGGFTKLMEAMNVLGFDLNDTSVTASKGALLVTSSVEVVRGGITDAHQIRDILLEIIRGIY; the protein is encoded by the exons ATGACAAAAGAAACCATAATCACTGATGCAATCACTTACATTAGGGAGCTACAAATGAATGTGGACAACTTAAGTGAGCAGCTTCTAAAAATGGAGGCAACTCATGGAGAGGAATTGGAGACAAAAAATGAAGAGATTATTGATACTGCAGAGGAGATGGGTAAATGGGGCATAGAG CCTGAAGTTCAAGTGGCTCACATTGGTCCAACTAAGCTTTGGATAAAGATAGTCTGCCAGAAGAAAAGAGGTGGATTTACTAAACTGATGGAGGCAATGAATGTTCTTGGATTTGATCTTAATGACACCAGTGTCACTGCCTCTAAAGGAGCTCTTCTTGTTACTTCATCTGTTGAG GTGGTTCGTGGTGGAATAACTGATGCTCATCAAATCAGAGATATCTTGCTGGAGATCATCCGTGGAATCTATTAA